GGGGTGGCGTTCATGCTGGGGCGTTGGGGGCGATGAGCGCGATGGTAGCGATGGTGCGGCGTAAACCGGATGCACCCGGCTCGCCGACCACCGCAGGGCGCGCTCTATCCGCGCAACCCGCTCAAGGATGGACTGGCCCGTGCTTAGTCGACGAGCCGCATCTCTGCCGCACCCGCGTGCGCCTGCAGCCCCTCACCGTGGGCCAGCACGCTCGCGATGCGGCCCAGTTGCTGGGCGCCTTGTTGGCTGACTTCGATCAGACTGCTGCGTTTTTGAAAGTCGTAGACCGACAACGGGCCTGAGAATCGCGCCGTGCCGCTGGTGGGCAGCACGTGGTTGGGGCCGGCGCAGTAGTCGCCCAGCGCTTCGCTGGTGTAGGCGCCCAGGAAGATGGCGCCCGCGTGCTTGAGCAGCGGCTCCCAGCGGTGCGGGTCGGTGCTGCTGACTTCCAGGTGTTCGGGTGCGATGCGGTTGCTGATGGCGCAAGCCTCTTCCATGCTGCGGGTATGGATCAGCGCGCCGCGGCCGTTCAGGCTTTTGGCGATGATCTCGGCGCGCGGCATGCCAGGCAGCAAGCGGTCGATTTCGCGCTGCACGGCGTCGATGTAAGCCGCGTCGGGGCACAGCAGAATGCTTTGCGCCAGCTCGTCGTGCTCGGCCTGGCTGAACAGATCCATCGCCACCCAGTCGGGGCGCGTGCTGCCGTCGGCCAGCACCAGAATCTCAGAAGGCCCGGCGATCATGTCGATGCCCACGGTGCCGAATACATGCTTCTTGGCGCTGGCCACGTAGGCGTTGCCGGGGCCGGTGATCTTGTCGACCTTGGGCACGGTGGCCGTGCCATAGGCCAGCGCGCCAATGGCCTGCGCGCCGCCCAGGGTGAAGGCGCGGGTCACGCCCGCGACGTGCGCGGCGGCCAGCACCAGCTCGTTGCGCTCGCCACGAGTGGCAGCCCCCGCGCCGCCGTCGCCGCCCGTGGCAACACTGCCACGCACCGGGGTTGGCACCACCATGATGATTTCGGCCACGCCCGCCACTTGAGCGGGAATGGCGTTCATCAGCAAGCTGGATGGGTACGCGGCCTTGCCGCCCGGCACGTAGATGCCCACGCGATCCAGCGGCGTAACCTTTTGGCCCAGCAGCGTGCCGTCGGCATCGCGGTAGGTGGCGGTTTCGCCGCCCTGCGTTTTCTGCCAAACGTGGTAGCGGCGGATGCGCGCGGCGGCCTGTTCCAGTGCGTCGCGCTGCTCGGCAGGCAGGCCGTCGAAGGCCGCTTTCAGCTCATCGGCGCTCAACTCCAACGCGGCCATGCTGTCTGCCTGCAGCCCATCAAAGCGGGCGGTGTACTCCAGCACCGCGGCGTCGCCGCGCTGGCGCACGTCCGCCAGGATGGCCTTCACGCGCTGCTCGATCGCGTCGTCCTGCTCCGCGCTCCAGTGCAGGCGCGCGGCGAACTGAGCTTCGAAATCCGCATC
This genomic interval from Ottowia oryzae contains the following:
- the hisD gene encoding histidinol dehydrogenase yields the protein MTLSAAPLRLSTADADFEAQFAARLHWSAEQDDAIEQRVKAILADVRQRGDAAVLEYTARFDGLQADSMAALELSADELKAAFDGLPAEQRDALEQAAARIRRYHVWQKTQGGETATYRDADGTLLGQKVTPLDRVGIYVPGGKAAYPSSLLMNAIPAQVAGVAEIIMVVPTPVRGSVATGGDGGAGAATRGERNELVLAAAHVAGVTRAFTLGGAQAIGALAYGTATVPKVDKITGPGNAYVASAKKHVFGTVGIDMIAGPSEILVLADGSTRPDWVAMDLFSQAEHDELAQSILLCPDAAYIDAVQREIDRLLPGMPRAEIIAKSLNGRGALIHTRSMEEACAISNRIAPEHLEVSSTDPHRWEPLLKHAGAIFLGAYTSEALGDYCAGPNHVLPTSGTARFSGPLSVYDFQKRSSLIEVSQQGAQQLGRIASVLAHGEGLQAHAGAAEMRLVD